From the Ctenopharyngodon idella isolate HZGC_01 chromosome 3, HZGC01, whole genome shotgun sequence genome, one window contains:
- the grna gene encoding granulin a isoform X8 — translation MLRLTVGLTLVTLVACLQCPNNEECAAGQSCCQDPTGEFTCCPFHHGECCEDHIHCCPEGMLCNVLDFTCVNATHTLPSVERIPAKQSDFPKSFRMIPSLPASEDDITCPDGSFCPAEFSCLLMASSYGCCPVAQGLVCSDGKHCCPKGHECSADSSSCVKQKEQVETVICGDGKSECPVDTTCCETEDGQWACCPMPKAVCCDDKIHCCPEDSVCDVEGSKCMSSTNQELPMWAKFPARLRAEWEDHKPAEMRAEAKVTTTRQITTAGNQMTTLPGALREHSDVPCNDTKSCPDGSTCCKTKDGGWACCPLPEAVCCDDFIHCCPHGKTCNVAAGSCDDPSGSTPWLEKLPVQSKNVAVKQGSSDVPCNDTSACPDGSTCCKTKDGGWACCPLPEAVCCDDFIHCCPHGKTCNVAAGSCDDPSGSTPWLEKLPVQRKNVAVTQVSSDVPCNDTSACPDGSTCCKTKDGGWACCPLPEAVCCEDFTHCCPHGKICNVAAGTCEDPSCSGVPWVKQVPVQPVISQNVTDKKNSDVPCNDTKSCPDGSTCCKTKDGGWACCPLPEAVCCDDFIHCCPHGKTCNVAAGSCDGPSGSTPWLEKLPVQRKNVAVTQVFSDVPCDDTSACPDGSTCCKTKDGGWACCPLPEAVCCDDFIHCCPHGKTCNVAAGSCDDPSGSTPWLEKLPVQRKNVAVKQGSSDVPCDDTSACPDGSTCCKTKDGGWACCPLPEAVCCDDFIHCCPHGKTCNVAAGSCDGPSGSTPWLEKLPVQRKNVAVTQGSSDVPCDDTSACPDGSTCCKTKDGGWACCPLPEAVCCDDFIHCCPHGKTCNVAAGSCDDPSGSTPWLEKLPVQRKNVAVKQGSSDVPCDDTSACPDGSTCCKTKDGGWACCPLPEAVCCDDFIHCCPHGKTCNVAAGSCDDPSGSSPWLEKVPARPRAGQRSTKNMNCDSSHICPESNTCCKNIDGDWGCCPLPEAVCCRDRFHCCPHGTTCNLVTLTCNGNTTSVPMSVINSSSDKEEQRQHKKVKEEVGKYIRVPCDAHTSCPDHTTCCLIAKTNKWGCCPLPNAVCCTDGEHCCPAHYKCDVSRVSCIKGDVVIPWYNKIAAQSSLTPNSDLSTNKCDEQSSCSTDSTCCRLTTGEWGCCPLPQAVCCPDQQHCCPRGYKCDLRRHSCIKTTWLYVERVPLAHIGVQKPQPSVSGKDIQCGGGYTCQDGQTCCPTSQTTWGCCPSSMAECCDDMKHCCPAGYKCGTGGICTPAVGFDWNNWDSWRVFFSKKKRATTL, via the exons ATGCTGAGACTGACAGTAGGCCTCACTCTGGTGACCCTGGTTGCTTGCTTGCAGTGCCCCAACAACGAAGAGTGTGCGGCAGGCCAGTCATGCTGCCAGGATCCCACTGGAGAGTTCACCTGCTGCCCTTTCCATCAC ggagAGTGTTGTGAGGACCACATACACTGCTGTCCTGAAGGCATGCTATGCAATGTTTTGGACTTCACATGTGTAAACGCCACACATACACTGCCATCGGTGGAGAGGATACCGGCTAAACAGTCAGACTTTCCTAAA TCATTCAGAATGATCCCCTCATTACCTGCAAGTGAAGACGACATCACCTGCCCTGACGGCTCTTTCTGTCCTGCTGAGTTCTCTTGTCTGCTGATGGCTTCATCTTATGGATGTTGTCCAGTAGCACAG GGCCTTGTGTGCTCAGATGGGAAACACTGCTGCCCAAAAGGCCATGAATGCAGTGCAGACAGCAGTTCGTGTGTCAAACAAAAAG AACAAGTTGAGACTGTTATTTGCGGAGATGGGAAGTCAGAGTGTCCTGTGGACACCACGTGTTGTGAGACAGAAGATGGTCAATGGGCGTGCTGCCCCATGCCAAAG GCTGTATGCTGTGATGATAAAATCCACTGTTGCCCAGAGGACAGTGTTTGTGATGTTGAAGGCTCTAAATGCATGTCCTCCACCAATCAGGAGCTGCCCATGTGGGCCAAGTTCCCTGCTCGCCTCAGGGCTGAATGGGAAGATCACAAAC CTGCAGAAATGAGGGCTGAAGCTAAAGTCACTACAACCAGACAAATCACTACTGCTGGAAACCAAATGACTACATTGCCTGGTGCACTCCGAGAGC ACTCTGATGTTCCCTGTAATGACACCAAATCCTGTCCAGATGGAAGCACGTGCTGTAAGACTAAAGATGGAGGATGGGCCTGCTGTCCTCTGCCAGAG GCCGTGTGTTGTGACGACTTCATCCACTGCTGTCCTCATGGCAAGACTTGTAACGTTGCTGCCGGGTCATGTGATGATCCTTCAGGTTCTACACCCTGGCTGGAGAAGCTGCCCGTCCAAAGTAAGAATGTGGCTGTTAAACAAG GGTCTTCAGATGTTCCCTGTAATGACACCTCGGCCTGTCCAGATGGAAGCACGTGCTGTAAGACTAAAGATGGAGGATGGGCCTGCTGTCCTCTGCCAGAG GCCGTGTGTTGTGACGACTTCATCCACTGCTGTCCTCATGGCAAGACTTGTAACGTTGCTGCTGGGTCATGTGATGATCCTTCAGGCTCTACACCCTGGCTGGAGAAGCTGCCCGTCCAACGTAAGAACGTGGCTGTTACACAAG TGTCTTCAGATGTTCCCTGTAATGACACCTCGGCCTGTCCAGATGGAAGCACATGCTGTAAGACTAAAGATGGAGGATGGGCCTGCTGTCCTCTGCCAGAG GCCGTGTGTTGTGAGGACTTCACCCACTGCTGTCCTCATGGTAAGatatgtaatgttgctgctggGACATGTGAAGACCCTTCATGTTCAGGTGTGCCCTGGGTGAAGCAGGTGCCCGTCCAACCAGTCATCAGTCAGAATGTGACTGACAAAAAAA acTCTGATGTTCCCTGTAATGACACCAAATCCTGTCCAGATGGAAGCACGTGCTGTAAGACTAAAGATGGAGGATGGGCCTGCTGTCCTCTGCCAGAG GCCGTGTGTTGTGACGACTTCATCCACTGCTGTCCTCATGGCAAGACTTGTAACGTTGCTGCCGGGTCATGTGATGGTCCTTCAGGCTCTACACCCTGGCTGGAGAAGCTGCCCGTCCAACGTAAGAATGTGGCTGTTACACAAG TGTTTTCAGATGTTCCCTGTGATGACACCTCGGCCTGTCCAGATGGAAGCACGTGCTGTAAGACTAAAGATGGAGGATGGGCCTGCTGTCCTCTGCCAGAG GCCGTGTGTTGTGACGACTTCATCCACTGCTGTCCTCATGGCAAGACTTGTAACGTTGCTGCCGGGTCATGTGATGATCCTTCAGGCTCTACACCCTGGCTGGAGAAGCTGCCTGTCCAACGTAAGAATGTGGCTGTTAAACAAG GGTCTTCAGATGTTCCCTGTGATGACACCTCGGCCTGTCCAGATGGAAGCACGTGCTGTAAGACTAAAGATGGAGGATGGGCCTGCTGTCCTCTGCCAGAG GCCGTGTGTTGTGACGACTTCATCCACTGCTGTCCTCATGGCAAGACTTGTAACGTTGCTGCCGGGTCATGTGATGGTCCTTCAGGCTCTACACCCTGGCTGGAGAAGCTGCCCGTCCAACGTAAGAATGTGGCTGTTACACAAG GGTCTTCAGATGTTCCCTGTGATGACACCTCGGCCTGTCCAGATGGAAGCACGTGCTGTAAGACTAAAGATGGAGGATGGGCCTGCTGTCCTCTGCCAGAG GCCGTGTGTTGTGACGACTTCATCCACTGCTGTCCTCATGGCAAGACTTGTAACGTTGCTGCCGGGTCATGTGATGATCCTTCAGGCTCTACACCCTGGCTGGAGAAGCTGCCTGTCCAACGTAAGAATGTGGCTGTTAAACAAG GGTCTTCAGATGTTCCCTGTGATGACACCTCGGCCTGTCCAGATGGAAGCACGTGCTGTAAGACTAAAGATGGAGGATGGGCCTGCTGTCCTCTGCCAGAG GCCGTGTGTTGTGACGACTTCATCCACTGCTGTCCTCATGGCAAGACTTGTAACGTTGCTGCCGGGTCATGTGATGATCCTTCAGGCTCTTCGCCCTGGCTGGAGAAGGTGCCTGCTCGCCCTAGAGCAGGTCAAAGGTCAACTAAGAACATGAATTGCGACTCTAGTCACATTTGTCCTGAATCCAACACTTGCTGTAAGAACATCGACGGAGACTGGGGCTGCTGTCCTTTGCCTGAG GCTGTGTGTTGTAGGGATAGATTCCACTGCTGTCCGCACGGCACCACTTGCAACCTTGTAACACTCACCTGTAATGGCAACACCACCTCTGTACCTATGTCAGTCATAAACTCATCCTCAGATAAGGAGGAACAGAGACAGCACAAGAAAGTGAAAGAGGAAGTGGGGAAGTATATCAGGGTTCCATGTGATGCACATACTTCCTGCCCAGATCACACCACTTGCTGTCTTATTGCAAAAACCAACAAATGGGGTTGTTGCCCTCTGCCTAAT GCAGTATGTTGCACAGATGGGGAACACTGTTGTCCGGCTCACTATAAGTGCGATGTGAGCCGTGTGTCTTGCATCAAGGGAGATGTGGTGATCCCCTGGTACAATAAAATTGCTGCTCAAAGTTCACTAACTCCAAACTCGGATCTCAGCACCAATAAGTGCGATGAACAGTCGAGTTGCTCCACAGATTCGACCTGCTGCCGTCTAACCACAGGAGAATGGGGCTGCTGCCCTCTTCCTCAG GCTGTTTGCTGCCCAGACCAGCAGCACTGTTGTCCCAGAGGATACAAGTGTGACTTGCGTAGACACTCCTGCATAAAGACCACCTGGCTGTACGTAGAAAGAGTCCCACTTGCCCACATTGGTGTCCAAAAGCCACAGCCAAGTGTCTCAGGAAAGGACATTCAGTGTGGTGGTGGATATACTTGCCAAGATGGCCAGACCTGTTGTCCAACCTCCCAGACCACTTGGGGCTGTTGCCCGTCTTCTATG GCGGAGTGCTGTGATGATATGAAACACTGCTGCCCTGCTGGATACAAATGTGGCACGGGTGGAATTTGTACTCCAGCTGTAGGCTTTGACTGGAACAACTGGGACAGCTGGAGGGTGTTCTTCTCCAAAAAGAAACGAGCTACAACTCTATAA
- the grna gene encoding granulin a isoform X18, with protein sequence MLRLTVGLTLVTLVACLQCPNNEECAAGQSCCQDPTGEFTCCPFHHGECCEDHIHCCPEGMLCNVLDFTCVNATHTLPSVERIPAKQSDFPKSFRMIPSLPASEDDITCPDGSFCPAEFSCLLMASSYGCCPVAQGLVCSDGKHCCPKGHECSADSSSCVKQKEQVETVICGDGKSECPVDTTCCETEDGQWACCPMPKAVCCDDKIHCCPEDSVCDVEGSKCMSSTNQELPMWAKFPARLRAEWEDHKPAEMRAEAKVTTTRQITTAGNQMTTLPGALREHSDVPCNDTKSCPDGSTCCKTKDGGWACCPLPEAVCCDDFIHCCPHGKTCNVAAGSCDDPSGSTPWLEKLPVQSKNVAVKQGSSDVPCNDTSACPDGSTCCKTKDGGWACCPLPEAVCCDDFIHCCPHGKTCNVAAGSCDDPSGSTPWLEKLPVQRKNVAVTQVSSDVPCNDTSACPDGSTCCKTKDGGWACCPLPEAVCCEDFTHCCPHGKICNVAAGTCEDPSCSGVPWVKQVPVQPVISQNVTDKKNSDVPCNDTKSCPDGSTCCKTKDGGWACCPLPEAVCCDDFIHCCPHGKTCNVAAGSCDGPSGSTPWLEKLPVQRKNVAVTQVFSDVPCDDTSACPDGSTCCKTKDGGWACCPLPEAVCCDDFIHCCPHGKTCNVAAGSCDDPSGSTPWLEKLPVQRKNVAVKQGSSDVPCDDTSACPDGSTCCKTKDGGWACCPLPEAVCCDDFIHCCPHGKTCNVAAGSCDGPSGSTPWLEKLPVQRKNVAVTQGSSDVPCDDTSACPDGSTCCKTKDGGWACCPLPEAVCCDDFIHCCPHGKTCNVAAGSCDDPSGSTPWLEKLPVQRKNVAVKQGSSDVPCDDTSACPDGSTCCKTKDGGWACCPLPEAVCCDDFIHCCPHGKTCNVAAGSCDGPSGSTPWLEKLPVQRKNVAVTQVSSDVPCDDTSACPDGSTCCKTKDGGWACCPLPEAVCCDDFIHCCPHGKTCNVAAGSCDDPSGSSPWLEKVPARPRAGQRSTKNMNCDSSHICPESNTCCKNIDGDWGCCPLPEAVCCTDGEHCCPAHYKCDVSRVSCIKGDVVIPWYNKIAAQSSLTPNSDLSTNKCDEQSSCSTDSTCCRLTTGEWGCCPLPQAVCCPDQQHCCPRGYKCDLRRHSCIKTTWLYVERVPLAHIGVQKPQPSVSGKDIQCGGGYTCQDGQTCCPTSQTTWGCCPSSMAECCDDMKHCCPAGYKCGTGGICTPAVGFDWNNWDSWRVFFSKKKRATTL encoded by the exons ATGCTGAGACTGACAGTAGGCCTCACTCTGGTGACCCTGGTTGCTTGCTTGCAGTGCCCCAACAACGAAGAGTGTGCGGCAGGCCAGTCATGCTGCCAGGATCCCACTGGAGAGTTCACCTGCTGCCCTTTCCATCAC ggagAGTGTTGTGAGGACCACATACACTGCTGTCCTGAAGGCATGCTATGCAATGTTTTGGACTTCACATGTGTAAACGCCACACATACACTGCCATCGGTGGAGAGGATACCGGCTAAACAGTCAGACTTTCCTAAA TCATTCAGAATGATCCCCTCATTACCTGCAAGTGAAGACGACATCACCTGCCCTGACGGCTCTTTCTGTCCTGCTGAGTTCTCTTGTCTGCTGATGGCTTCATCTTATGGATGTTGTCCAGTAGCACAG GGCCTTGTGTGCTCAGATGGGAAACACTGCTGCCCAAAAGGCCATGAATGCAGTGCAGACAGCAGTTCGTGTGTCAAACAAAAAG AACAAGTTGAGACTGTTATTTGCGGAGATGGGAAGTCAGAGTGTCCTGTGGACACCACGTGTTGTGAGACAGAAGATGGTCAATGGGCGTGCTGCCCCATGCCAAAG GCTGTATGCTGTGATGATAAAATCCACTGTTGCCCAGAGGACAGTGTTTGTGATGTTGAAGGCTCTAAATGCATGTCCTCCACCAATCAGGAGCTGCCCATGTGGGCCAAGTTCCCTGCTCGCCTCAGGGCTGAATGGGAAGATCACAAAC CTGCAGAAATGAGGGCTGAAGCTAAAGTCACTACAACCAGACAAATCACTACTGCTGGAAACCAAATGACTACATTGCCTGGTGCACTCCGAGAGC ACTCTGATGTTCCCTGTAATGACACCAAATCCTGTCCAGATGGAAGCACGTGCTGTAAGACTAAAGATGGAGGATGGGCCTGCTGTCCTCTGCCAGAG GCCGTGTGTTGTGACGACTTCATCCACTGCTGTCCTCATGGCAAGACTTGTAACGTTGCTGCCGGGTCATGTGATGATCCTTCAGGTTCTACACCCTGGCTGGAGAAGCTGCCCGTCCAAAGTAAGAATGTGGCTGTTAAACAAG GGTCTTCAGATGTTCCCTGTAATGACACCTCGGCCTGTCCAGATGGAAGCACGTGCTGTAAGACTAAAGATGGAGGATGGGCCTGCTGTCCTCTGCCAGAG GCCGTGTGTTGTGACGACTTCATCCACTGCTGTCCTCATGGCAAGACTTGTAACGTTGCTGCTGGGTCATGTGATGATCCTTCAGGCTCTACACCCTGGCTGGAGAAGCTGCCCGTCCAACGTAAGAACGTGGCTGTTACACAAG TGTCTTCAGATGTTCCCTGTAATGACACCTCGGCCTGTCCAGATGGAAGCACATGCTGTAAGACTAAAGATGGAGGATGGGCCTGCTGTCCTCTGCCAGAG GCCGTGTGTTGTGAGGACTTCACCCACTGCTGTCCTCATGGTAAGatatgtaatgttgctgctggGACATGTGAAGACCCTTCATGTTCAGGTGTGCCCTGGGTGAAGCAGGTGCCCGTCCAACCAGTCATCAGTCAGAATGTGACTGACAAAAAAA acTCTGATGTTCCCTGTAATGACACCAAATCCTGTCCAGATGGAAGCACGTGCTGTAAGACTAAAGATGGAGGATGGGCCTGCTGTCCTCTGCCAGAG GCCGTGTGTTGTGACGACTTCATCCACTGCTGTCCTCATGGCAAGACTTGTAACGTTGCTGCCGGGTCATGTGATGGTCCTTCAGGCTCTACACCCTGGCTGGAGAAGCTGCCCGTCCAACGTAAGAATGTGGCTGTTACACAAG TGTTTTCAGATGTTCCCTGTGATGACACCTCGGCCTGTCCAGATGGAAGCACGTGCTGTAAGACTAAAGATGGAGGATGGGCCTGCTGTCCTCTGCCAGAG GCCGTGTGTTGTGACGACTTCATCCACTGCTGTCCTCATGGCAAGACTTGTAACGTTGCTGCCGGGTCATGTGATGATCCTTCAGGCTCTACACCCTGGCTGGAGAAGCTGCCTGTCCAACGTAAGAATGTGGCTGTTAAACAAG GGTCTTCAGATGTTCCCTGTGATGACACCTCGGCCTGTCCAGATGGAAGCACGTGCTGTAAGACTAAAGATGGAGGATGGGCCTGCTGTCCTCTGCCAGAG GCCGTGTGTTGTGACGACTTCATCCACTGCTGTCCTCATGGCAAGACTTGTAACGTTGCTGCCGGGTCATGTGATGGTCCTTCAGGCTCTACACCCTGGCTGGAGAAGCTGCCCGTCCAACGTAAGAATGTGGCTGTTACACAAG GGTCTTCAGATGTTCCCTGTGATGACACCTCGGCCTGTCCAGATGGAAGCACGTGCTGTAAGACTAAAGATGGAGGATGGGCCTGCTGTCCTCTGCCAGAG GCCGTGTGTTGTGACGACTTCATCCACTGCTGTCCTCATGGCAAGACTTGTAACGTTGCTGCCGGGTCATGTGATGATCCTTCAGGCTCTACACCCTGGCTGGAGAAGCTGCCTGTCCAACGTAAGAATGTGGCTGTTAAACAAG GGTCTTCAGATGTTCCCTGTGATGACACCTCGGCCTGTCCAGATGGAAGCACGTGCTGTAAGACTAAAGATGGAGGATGGGCCTGCTGTCCTCTGCCAGAG GCCGTGTGTTGTGACGACTTCATCCACTGCTGTCCTCATGGCAAGACTTGTAACGTTGCTGCCGGGTCATGTGATGGTCCTTCAGGCTCTACACCCTGGCTGGAGAAGCTGCCCGTCCAACGTAAGAATGTGGCTGTTACACAAG TGTCTTCAGATGTTCCCTGTGATGACACCTCGGCCTGTCCAGATGGAAGCACGTGCTGTAAGACTAAAGATGGAGGATGGGCCTGCTGTCCTCTGCCAGAG GCCGTGTGTTGTGACGACTTCATCCACTGCTGTCCTCATGGCAAGACTTGTAACGTTGCTGCCGGGTCATGTGATGATCCTTCAGGCTCTTCGCCCTGGCTGGAGAAGGTGCCTGCTCGCCCTAGAGCAGGTCAAAGGTCAACTAAGAACATGAATTGCGACTCTAGTCACATTTGTCCTGAATCCAACACTTGCTGTAAGAACATCGACGGAGACTGGGGCTGCTGTCCTTTGCCTGAG GCAGTATGTTGCACAGATGGGGAACACTGTTGTCCGGCTCACTATAAGTGCGATGTGAGCCGTGTGTCTTGCATCAAGGGAGATGTGGTGATCCCCTGGTACAATAAAATTGCTGCTCAAAGTTCACTAACTCCAAACTCGGATCTCAGCACCAATAAGTGCGATGAACAGTCGAGTTGCTCCACAGATTCGACCTGCTGCCGTCTAACCACAGGAGAATGGGGCTGCTGCCCTCTTCCTCAG GCTGTTTGCTGCCCAGACCAGCAGCACTGTTGTCCCAGAGGATACAAGTGTGACTTGCGTAGACACTCCTGCATAAAGACCACCTGGCTGTACGTAGAAAGAGTCCCACTTGCCCACATTGGTGTCCAAAAGCCACAGCCAAGTGTCTCAGGAAAGGACATTCAGTGTGGTGGTGGATATACTTGCCAAGATGGCCAGACCTGTTGTCCAACCTCCCAGACCACTTGGGGCTGTTGCCCGTCTTCTATG GCGGAGTGCTGTGATGATATGAAACACTGCTGCCCTGCTGGATACAAATGTGGCACGGGTGGAATTTGTACTCCAGCTGTAGGCTTTGACTGGAACAACTGGGACAGCTGGAGGGTGTTCTTCTCCAAAAAGAAACGAGCTACAACTCTATAA